A portion of the Micromonospora vinacea genome contains these proteins:
- a CDS encoding glucose-6-phosphate isomerase, whose product MSDLLAGPVEAAAGLAVYGADAVDKAAPASTRDALVKAGVPGKLAGKDASLWGPDAEAEAKVRLGWVDTHRRSRELLVQLAELTAELADLDHVVLAGMGGSSLAPEVITRTLGRPLTVLDTTDPGQVRAALGDRLERTVVVVASKSGSTVETDSHRRAYWQAFLDAGMTEAEAGRHFVIVTDPGSPLETTAAEMGAFTVLADPNVGGRYSALTAFGLVPSALAGVEVAELLDQADALATSLGADQNNPALALGAALGAAATLARDKVALVSDGTGIDGLGDWAEQLIAESTGKAGVGILPVVVESPQSPGATGADVLTVSYGGALAPGDVPGGGAAPDVAVNGPLGAQFLAWEYATAVAGVVLGIDPFNQPNVTESKENTNKILASGLPAETPSFTEGAIEVYAPQGAPEDLAGVLRWLLDGLGDDGYLAVMAYLDRFADADAARLRPLLAQAGGRPVTFGWGPRFLHSTGQYHKGGPQVGSYLQVTGAVAEDLAVPGKPYTFGELQAAQAAGDRQALAGRERPLLRLHLTDRAAGVAQLLDAAGDLRA is encoded by the coding sequence ATGAGCGACCTGCTCGCTGGGCCGGTGGAGGCAGCCGCCGGGCTCGCCGTGTACGGCGCGGACGCGGTCGACAAGGCCGCGCCCGCCTCGACCCGGGACGCGCTGGTCAAGGCCGGCGTTCCGGGCAAGCTGGCGGGCAAGGACGCGAGCCTGTGGGGCCCGGACGCCGAGGCCGAGGCGAAGGTCCGGCTGGGCTGGGTGGACACCCACCGGCGCAGCCGTGAGCTGCTCGTGCAGTTGGCCGAGCTGACCGCCGAGCTGGCCGACCTGGATCACGTGGTGCTCGCCGGCATGGGCGGCTCCTCGCTCGCGCCCGAGGTGATCACCCGGACGCTGGGTCGCCCGCTGACAGTGCTGGACACCACCGACCCGGGCCAGGTCCGGGCGGCGCTCGGTGACCGGCTGGAGCGCACCGTCGTGGTGGTGGCGAGCAAGTCCGGGTCGACGGTGGAGACCGACAGCCACCGGCGCGCCTACTGGCAGGCGTTCCTGGACGCCGGGATGACCGAGGCGGAGGCCGGACGGCACTTCGTCATCGTCACCGACCCGGGTTCGCCGCTGGAGACCACTGCGGCCGAGATGGGCGCGTTCACAGTGCTCGCCGACCCGAACGTGGGCGGCCGGTACTCGGCGCTGACGGCGTTCGGTCTGGTGCCCTCGGCTCTGGCCGGGGTCGAGGTCGCGGAACTGCTCGACCAGGCGGACGCGCTGGCCACGTCGCTCGGCGCGGACCAGAACAACCCGGCGCTGGCGCTGGGCGCTGCCCTGGGCGCCGCAGCCACGCTGGCCCGGGACAAGGTCGCCCTGGTCTCCGACGGCACCGGCATCGACGGGCTCGGCGACTGGGCCGAGCAGCTGATCGCCGAGTCGACAGGCAAGGCCGGGGTGGGCATCCTGCCGGTGGTCGTGGAGTCCCCGCAGAGCCCCGGCGCCACCGGCGCGGACGTGCTGACCGTCAGCTACGGCGGCGCGCTGGCTCCCGGTGACGTGCCGGGCGGCGGCGCCGCCCCGGACGTGGCCGTCAACGGCCCGCTGGGGGCACAGTTCCTGGCCTGGGAGTACGCCACCGCGGTGGCCGGGGTGGTGCTCGGCATCGACCCGTTCAACCAGCCGAACGTCACCGAGTCCAAGGAGAACACCAACAAGATCCTGGCCTCGGGCCTGCCGGCGGAGACGCCGTCGTTCACCGAGGGCGCGATCGAGGTGTACGCCCCGCAGGGCGCTCCCGAGGACCTGGCCGGTGTGCTGCGTTGGCTGCTCGACGGGCTGGGCGACGACGGTTACCTCGCGGTGATGGCGTACCTCGACCGGTTCGCCGACGCCGACGCGGCCCGGCTGCGGCCGCTGCTGGCCCAGGCGGGTGGCCGGCCGGTCACCTTCGGTTGGGGTCCCCGGTTCCTGCACTCGACGGGCCAGTACCACAAGGGCGGCCCGCAGGTGGGCAGCTACCTCCAGGTGACCGGCGCGGTCGCCGAGGATCTGGCCGTGCCGGGCAAGCCGTACACCTTCGGTGAGCTCCAGGCGGCGCAGGCCGCCGGGGACCGGCAGGCTCTCGCCGGTCGGGAGCGGCCGCTGCTGCGGTTGCACCTGACCGACCGGGCCGCCGGTGTCGCCCAACTACTGGACGCGGCCGGTGATCTGCGGGCGTGA
- a CDS encoding phosphoglycerate kinase, with protein sequence MSIRTLDDLLAEGVSGRRVLVRADLNVPLDKQTGAITDDGRIRAVLPTLGALVEAGAKVVVCSHLGRPKGAPDPQFSLGPVAGRLGELLGAPVHFATDTVGDSARSTVADLADGQVALLENLRFNAGETSKDEAERGAFADQLAAFGDAYVDDAFGAVHRKHASVFDVPARLPHVAGRLVLREVEVLSKLTGDPERPYVVVLGGSKVSDKLAVIEALLPTVDRLLIGGGMCFTFLKAQGLEVGTSLLEKDMVETCRNLLERSGGKIMLPVDVVVADAFAPDAAHDTVRVDGIPSHRLGLDVGPETVAGFSAALSQAKTIFWNGPMGVFEMAAFAAGTRGIAEAITKADAFSVVGGGDSAAAVRALGLDESSFGHISTGGGASLEYLEGKTLPGIAALEN encoded by the coding sequence GTGAGCATCCGGACCCTCGACGACCTGCTCGCCGAGGGGGTGTCGGGTCGGCGCGTGCTGGTGCGCGCCGACCTGAACGTCCCGCTCGACAAGCAGACCGGTGCCATCACCGATGACGGCCGGATCCGCGCGGTGCTGCCGACTCTCGGCGCGCTGGTCGAGGCCGGCGCGAAGGTGGTCGTCTGCTCGCACCTGGGCCGCCCGAAGGGCGCTCCGGACCCGCAGTTCAGCCTGGGCCCGGTCGCCGGGCGGCTCGGTGAGCTGCTCGGCGCGCCGGTGCACTTCGCCACCGACACCGTCGGTGACTCCGCCCGCTCCACAGTCGCCGACCTGGCCGACGGCCAGGTCGCCCTGCTGGAGAACCTGCGCTTCAACGCCGGTGAGACCAGCAAGGACGAGGCCGAGCGGGGTGCCTTCGCCGACCAGCTCGCCGCGTTCGGTGACGCGTACGTGGACGACGCGTTCGGTGCCGTGCACCGCAAGCACGCCAGCGTCTTCGACGTGCCGGCCCGGTTGCCGCACGTCGCGGGTCGGCTGGTGCTGCGTGAGGTCGAGGTGCTCTCCAAGCTCACCGGTGACCCCGAGCGCCCGTACGTGGTGGTGCTCGGTGGGTCGAAGGTGTCCGACAAGCTCGCCGTGATCGAGGCTCTGCTGCCGACGGTCGACCGGCTGCTCATCGGTGGCGGGATGTGCTTCACCTTCCTCAAGGCCCAGGGCCTGGAGGTGGGCACCTCGCTGCTGGAGAAGGACATGGTCGAGACCTGCCGCAACCTGCTGGAGCGGTCCGGCGGCAAGATCATGCTTCCGGTCGACGTGGTGGTCGCGGACGCGTTCGCTCCGGACGCGGCGCACGACACGGTCCGGGTCGACGGCATCCCGAGTCACCGGCTCGGCCTGGATGTCGGCCCGGAGACGGTGGCGGGCTTCAGCGCCGCGCTGTCCCAGGCGAAGACGATCTTCTGGAACGGCCCGATGGGCGTGTTCGAGATGGCGGCCTTCGCGGCGGGCACCCGGGGGATCGCCGAGGCGATCACCAAGGCCGACGCGTTCAGCGTCGTCGGCGGCGGTGACAGCGCGGCGGCGGTCCGTGCCCTGGGGCTGGACGAGTCGTCCTTCGGGCACATCTCCACCGGTGGTGGCGCCTCCCTGGAATACCTCGAGGGCAAGACCCTCCCCGGCATCGCGGCCCTGGAGAACTGA
- the whiA gene encoding DNA-binding protein WhiA: MAMTAAVKDELSRVDVPKPCCRRAEMAALLRFAGGLHIVSGRVVVEAELDTGAVARRLRREVAEVYGYPSEIHVLASGGLRKGSHFIVRVVKDGEALARQTGLLDVRGRPVRGLPPHVVAANVCCAVSAWRGAFMAHGSLTEPGRSSALEITCPGPESALALVGAARRIGITAKNREVRGVDRVVVKDGDAIAALLTRIGAHSSVLAWEERRVRREVRATANRLANFDDANLRRSARAAVAAAARVTRALEILADEAPNHLTDAGRLRLEHRQASLEELGALAEPPLTKDAIAGRIRRLLALADKRARDLGIPDTEAAVTPDMLVV, encoded by the coding sequence ATGGCGATGACGGCCGCGGTCAAGGACGAGCTGAGTCGGGTCGACGTGCCCAAGCCCTGCTGCCGACGGGCGGAGATGGCCGCACTGCTGCGCTTCGCTGGCGGGCTGCACATCGTCTCCGGCCGCGTGGTGGTGGAGGCTGAACTGGACACCGGGGCGGTCGCCCGGCGGCTGCGCCGGGAGGTCGCCGAGGTCTACGGCTACCCCAGCGAGATCCACGTGCTGGCCTCCGGTGGGCTGCGCAAGGGCAGCCACTTCATCGTGCGGGTGGTCAAGGACGGCGAGGCCCTGGCGCGGCAGACCGGTCTGCTCGACGTGCGGGGTCGCCCCGTGCGCGGGCTGCCCCCGCACGTGGTGGCGGCCAACGTCTGCTGCGCGGTCTCCGCGTGGCGGGGCGCGTTCATGGCTCACGGCTCGCTCACCGAGCCGGGTCGCTCCAGCGCGCTGGAGATCACCTGCCCGGGGCCGGAGTCGGCGTTGGCGCTGGTCGGGGCGGCCCGCCGGATCGGCATCACCGCGAAGAACCGCGAGGTACGCGGGGTGGACCGGGTGGTCGTCAAGGACGGTGACGCGATCGCCGCGCTGCTCACCCGGATCGGCGCGCACTCCAGCGTGCTGGCCTGGGAGGAGCGCCGGGTACGCCGCGAGGTGCGGGCCACCGCCAACCGGCTCGCCAACTTCGACGACGCCAACCTGCGCCGTTCGGCGCGGGCAGCGGTCGCCGCCGCCGCCCGGGTCACCCGTGCGCTGGAGATCCTCGCCGACGAGGCGCCCAACCACCTGACCGACGCCGGTCGGCTGCGCCTGGAGCACCGGCAGGCGTCGCTGGAGGAGTTGGGGGCGCTGGCCGAGCCGCCGCTGACCAAGGACGCCATCGCGGGGCGGATCCGCCGGCTCCTGGCGTTGGCCGACAAGCGGGCCCGCGACCTTGGCATCCCGGATACGGAAGCAGCCGTCACGCCCGACATGCTCGTGGTCTGA
- a CDS encoding gluconeogenesis factor YvcK family protein, whose protein sequence is MTARRVVAFGGGHGLSASLRALRHCAPELDLDITAVVTVGDDGGSSGRLRAERGGLPPGDLRQALVALAGDHPATRRSAGLFQHRFAAVPVGVPETGATEPGPAAGDGPDRDGAARRGTDGASAGTDGLTGHAVGNLVLCGLMELLGDPVAALEHAGAMLGAVGRVLPMSRQPVGIEARVRGADPAAPDEVRTVSGQHQVAVTTGRVESLRLTPSAPPACAEAIEAIRAADWLIFGPGSWYTSVLPHLLVPQLADAIVSTSARRLVTLNLAAEKETLGLSVADHLAALHWYLPELKVDLVLADAKAVGDPEPVERAAESLGARLVLAPVAVVDGTPRHDPAALGAALVPVLGADR, encoded by the coding sequence ATGACGGCCCGGCGGGTGGTGGCGTTCGGCGGAGGGCACGGGCTGTCCGCCTCGTTGCGTGCGCTGCGCCACTGCGCTCCCGAACTCGACCTCGACATCACCGCTGTGGTCACTGTGGGCGACGACGGCGGCTCCAGTGGCCGGCTGCGGGCCGAGCGGGGCGGCCTGCCCCCGGGAGACCTGCGCCAGGCCCTGGTGGCGTTGGCCGGGGACCACCCGGCCACCCGGCGCAGCGCCGGGCTGTTCCAGCACCGCTTCGCCGCCGTACCGGTGGGCGTACCCGAAACTGGAGCGACCGAGCCGGGCCCGGCGGCGGGCGACGGCCCGGACCGCGACGGCGCGGCCCGGCGGGGCACCGACGGGGCGTCGGCCGGCACCGACGGTCTGACCGGTCACGCGGTGGGCAACCTGGTGCTCTGCGGCCTGATGGAGCTGCTCGGCGACCCGGTGGCCGCGCTGGAGCACGCCGGAGCGATGCTCGGCGCGGTCGGCAGGGTGTTGCCGATGTCCCGTCAACCGGTCGGCATCGAGGCGCGGGTACGCGGTGCCGACCCGGCCGCCCCCGACGAGGTGCGCACTGTGAGTGGCCAGCACCAGGTGGCCGTCACCACCGGGCGGGTCGAGTCGCTGCGTCTCACCCCGAGCGCCCCACCGGCCTGCGCCGAGGCCATCGAGGCGATCCGGGCGGCCGACTGGTTGATCTTCGGGCCGGGCAGTTGGTACACCAGCGTGCTTCCGCACCTGCTGGTGCCGCAGCTGGCCGACGCGATCGTGTCCACCTCGGCCCGGCGGCTGGTCACGCTGAACCTCGCCGCGGAGAAGGAGACCCTCGGGCTCTCCGTCGCCGACCATCTCGCGGCGCTGCACTGGTACCTGCCCGAGCTCAAGGTGGATCTTGTGCTCGCCGATGCCAAGGCGGTGGGTGACCCCGAACCGGTCGAACGTGCGGCAGAATCGCTGGGTGCCCGCCTGGTCCTCGCCCCCGTCGCCGTTGTCGACGGGACTCCCCGCCATGATCCGGCTGCCCTGGGCGCCGCGCTGGTGCCTGTCCTGGGCGCCGATCGTTAG
- the pgl gene encoding 6-phosphogluconolactonase produces the protein MSEASVAVHADADLLAQAVAARLLVKLLDAQADRGEASVVLTGGRVAAAVYRAVATLPARDAVDWSRVDVWWGDERFLPAGDPDRNETQARAALLDVVPLDPARVHPMPASDGPAGNDPEAAAAAYAEELARAARPGHATLPHFDVLMLGVGEDGHVASVFPEHPVSYETRPVSAVRGSPKPPPTRTTLTLAAINTAEEIWLVAAGADKARAVGMALAGAGPVQLPAAGVRGVGRTRWLLDRAAAVDVPARLRSLR, from the coding sequence ATGAGTGAGGCGAGTGTCGCCGTCCACGCCGACGCCGACCTGCTGGCGCAGGCGGTGGCGGCCCGGCTGCTGGTGAAGCTGCTCGACGCTCAGGCCGACCGGGGCGAAGCCTCGGTGGTGCTCACCGGAGGTCGGGTCGCCGCGGCCGTGTACCGGGCGGTGGCCACGCTGCCGGCCCGCGACGCGGTGGACTGGTCCCGGGTCGACGTGTGGTGGGGCGACGAACGGTTCCTGCCCGCCGGTGACCCGGACCGCAACGAGACCCAGGCGCGGGCCGCCCTGCTGGACGTGGTGCCGCTGGACCCGGCCCGAGTGCACCCGATGCCGGCCTCGGACGGCCCGGCCGGCAACGACCCCGAGGCGGCCGCTGCCGCGTACGCGGAGGAGCTGGCCCGTGCCGCCCGGCCCGGGCACGCAACCCTGCCGCACTTCGACGTGCTGATGCTGGGCGTCGGCGAGGACGGCCACGTGGCCTCGGTCTTCCCCGAGCACCCGGTCAGCTACGAGACCCGGCCGGTCAGCGCGGTGCGGGGCAGCCCCAAGCCGCCGCCGACGCGGACCACCCTCACCCTGGCGGCGATCAACACCGCCGAGGAGATCTGGCTGGTGGCCGCCGGCGCCGACAAGGCTCGCGCGGTGGGTATGGCGTTGGCCGGCGCCGGGCCGGTGCAGTTGCCTGCGGCCGGCGTGCGGGGCGTGGGCCGCACCCGCTGGCTGCTGGACCGGGCGGCGGCAGTCGACGTGCCCGCCCGGCTGCGTAGCCTGCGCTGA
- the gap gene encoding type I glyceraldehyde-3-phosphate dehydrogenase has translation MTIRVGINGFGRIGRNFFRAVLASDADIEVVAVNDLTDNATLAHLLKYDSILGRLPYEVKATADEITVGGKTIKAYAEKDPSKLPWGEVGADVVIESTGFFTDATKAKAHVDGGAKKVIISAPAKNEDVTVVMGVNHDTYDPAKHTIISNASCTTNCLAPMAKVLHDTFGIQHGLMTTIHAYTQDQNLQDAPHSDLRRARAAALNIVPTSTGAAKAIGLVLPDLKGKLDGYALRVPIPTGSVTDLTVNVGRETTVDEVNAALKAAADGPLKGILVYNEDPIVSTDIVTDPASCIFDAPLTKVVGNQVKVVGWYDNEWGYSNRLVDLVKLVGSSL, from the coding sequence GTGACCATCCGGGTTGGCATCAACGGCTTTGGCCGAATCGGCCGTAACTTCTTCCGGGCAGTGCTGGCGTCTGACGCCGACATCGAGGTCGTGGCGGTGAACGACCTGACCGACAACGCCACGCTCGCCCACCTGCTCAAGTACGACAGCATCCTCGGTCGCCTGCCCTACGAGGTCAAGGCCACCGCCGACGAGATCACCGTCGGTGGCAAGACCATCAAGGCGTACGCCGAGAAGGACCCGTCGAAGCTGCCGTGGGGCGAGGTCGGCGCCGACGTCGTCATCGAGTCGACCGGCTTCTTCACCGACGCCACCAAGGCCAAGGCGCACGTCGACGGCGGGGCCAAGAAGGTCATCATCTCCGCCCCGGCGAAGAACGAGGACGTCACCGTCGTCATGGGTGTCAACCACGACACCTACGACCCGGCGAAGCACACCATCATCTCCAACGCCTCGTGCACCACGAACTGCCTCGCCCCGATGGCGAAGGTCCTGCACGACACGTTCGGCATCCAGCACGGTCTGATGACGACGATCCACGCGTACACCCAGGACCAGAACCTCCAGGACGCGCCGCACTCGGACCTGCGTCGGGCCCGCGCCGCCGCGCTGAACATCGTCCCGACCTCGACCGGCGCCGCCAAGGCGATCGGCCTGGTCCTGCCGGACCTCAAGGGCAAGCTCGACGGGTACGCCCTGCGGGTGCCGATCCCGACCGGCTCGGTCACCGACCTCACCGTCAACGTGGGTCGCGAGACCACCGTGGACGAGGTCAACGCCGCGCTGAAGGCCGCCGCGGACGGCCCGCTCAAGGGCATCCTGGTCTACAACGAGGACCCGATCGTCTCCACCGACATCGTGACCGACCCGGCGTCGTGCATCTTCGACGCGCCGCTGACCAAGGTCGTCGGCAACCAGGTCAAGGTCGTCGGCTGGTACGACAACGAGTGGGGCTACTCCAACCGGCTGGTCGACCTCGTCAAGCTGGTCGGTTCGTCGCTGTGA
- a CDS encoding RNA polymerase-binding protein RbpA has translation MPNGNVIRGARVGSAPMRPDERHQPAPRQDVSYWCRNDHRVDIRIAADVEPPALWDCPRCGLPAGRDAQNPPGRVRAEPYKSHLAYVKERRTAEEGEALLAEALAALRRRRGE, from the coding sequence GTGCCGAATGGCAACGTTATCCGGGGAGCCCGGGTCGGATCCGCACCGATGCGCCCGGACGAGCGGCACCAACCCGCCCCCCGACAGGACGTCAGCTACTGGTGCCGTAACGACCACCGGGTCGACATCCGGATCGCCGCGGACGTCGAACCGCCAGCCCTGTGGGACTGCCCCCGCTGCGGTCTACCCGCCGGTCGGGACGCCCAGAACCCGCCGGGCCGGGTCCGCGCCGAACCGTACAAGAGCCACCTGGCGTACGTGAAGGAGCGGCGTACCGCCGAGGAGGGGGAGGCCCTGCTCGCTGAGGCGCTCGCCGCACTACGACGTCGACGCGGCGAGTAG
- the secG gene encoding preprotein translocase subunit SecG: MPIWFAYTLIVLLVITSILLTLLILLHRGKGGGLSSMFGGGVSSSLAGSSVAEKNLDRYTVLVSVVWFAAIIGLGLWLRLQMNSVT, translated from the coding sequence ATGCCGATCTGGTTCGCATACACGTTGATCGTGTTGCTGGTCATCACGAGCATTCTGCTCACCCTGCTGATCCTGCTGCACCGCGGCAAGGGCGGCGGTCTGTCGAGCATGTTCGGCGGTGGCGTCAGCTCCAGCCTCGCAGGCTCCTCGGTCGCGGAGAAGAACCTGGACCGCTACACCGTTCTGGTGAGCGTCGTCTGGTTCGCCGCGATCATCGGGCTCGGGCTCTGGCTGCGCCTCCAGATGAACAGCGTCACCTGA
- a CDS encoding glucose-6-phosphate dehydrogenase assembly protein OpcA, translating to MIGLWDTTGNEVVKALAAERRSAGGVASGMALTLIVVVDEKRVREAEAAATIAAAAHPCRLLVVVRSEIERDRNRLDAEIVVGGRLGPCEAVVTRMYGRLSLHAESVVMPLLVPDVPVVTWWHGEPPAEIATDFLGVVADRRITDSAQAADPVEALRQRARDYAPGDTDLAWTRITPWRTLVAGAFDTTSAQVTEATIVAPATDPTAALMAGWLSSRLGITPRRVDSNEFPRMREVQLSCANGDQLTLTREDSMAVFRRTGQDDRALPLVRRPLGDELAEELRRLDADQVYAEALGATVGLRGLEQRPPQRVHVWKDPATAQRAEAGVTAHVGTSGEG from the coding sequence ATGATCGGGCTGTGGGACACCACCGGCAACGAGGTGGTCAAGGCGCTCGCCGCCGAGCGGCGCAGCGCCGGCGGGGTGGCCAGCGGCATGGCACTCACCCTCATCGTGGTCGTGGACGAGAAGCGGGTGCGGGAGGCGGAGGCCGCGGCGACGATCGCCGCGGCCGCCCACCCGTGCCGGCTCCTGGTGGTGGTGCGCTCGGAGATCGAGCGGGACCGCAACCGACTGGACGCGGAGATCGTGGTGGGTGGCCGGCTCGGCCCCTGCGAGGCGGTGGTCACCCGGATGTACGGCCGGTTGTCCCTGCACGCCGAGTCGGTAGTGATGCCACTGCTCGTCCCGGACGTACCGGTGGTGACCTGGTGGCACGGCGAGCCGCCGGCGGAGATCGCGACCGACTTCCTCGGGGTGGTGGCCGACCGGAGGATCACCGACTCCGCGCAGGCCGCCGACCCGGTGGAGGCGCTGCGGCAGCGGGCCCGGGACTACGCCCCGGGCGACACCGACCTGGCGTGGACCCGGATCACCCCGTGGCGCACCCTGGTCGCCGGGGCCTTCGACACCACCAGCGCCCAGGTCACCGAGGCGACCATCGTCGCGCCGGCCACCGACCCGACGGCGGCGCTGATGGCCGGTTGGCTGTCCAGCCGGCTCGGCATCACCCCACGACGGGTGGACAGCAACGAGTTCCCGCGGATGCGGGAGGTGCAGCTCAGCTGCGCCAACGGCGACCAGCTGACGCTGACCCGCGAGGACAGCATGGCGGTGTTCCGGCGGACCGGCCAGGACGACAGGGCCCTGCCGTTGGTCCGCCGCCCGCTCGGCGACGAACTGGCCGAGGAGCTGCGCCGTCTGGACGCCGACCAGGTGTACGCGGAGGCGCTGGGCGCGACGGTCGGGCTGCGCGGGCTGGAGCAGCGCCCCCCGCAGCGGGTCCACGTCTGGAAGGATCCGGCCACCGCGCAGCGCGCCGAGGCCGGGGTCACCGCGCACGTCGGCACGAGCGGCGAGGGCTGA
- the zwf gene encoding glucose-6-phosphate dehydrogenase, with translation MDDVTEAERGGGSVNPLRDPQDRRLPRIPEPCALVIFGVTGDLARKKLLPAVYDLANRGLLPPGFVVLGFARRDWGDGDFETLACEAARKHARTPWRDEVWARLAGNIKFVGGSFDDDAAFDQLASTLDDLRQTHGIAGNAAFYFSIPPAAFPVVLKQLARTGMADNDKSGGWRRVVVEKPFGNDLPSAKALNDLVDDVFTRQDVFRIDHYLGKETVQNILALRFANNLFEPLWNSKYVDSVQITMAEDVGIGTRAGFYDTVGTARDVLQNHLLQLLALVAMEEPTSFDADEIRAEKLKVLKAITLPKDVARDTVRGQYLPGWVGGERAVGYLDERDVPAGSTTETYVAVRLGIQNRRWAEVPFYIRAGKRLPRRVTEVAIMFKKAPHLPFNDADMESLGNNQLVIRVQPDEGVVLKFGSKVPGTTMEVRDIAMDFQYGEAFTESSPEAYERLVLDVLIGDRTLFPDAAEVEQSWQVIDPLEHAWEGTTPEPYRAGEWGPRASDEMLAREGRAWRRA, from the coding sequence ATGGACGACGTGACTGAAGCGGAGCGAGGAGGTGGTTCGGTGAACCCGCTGCGCGACCCGCAGGACCGCCGGTTGCCCCGGATCCCGGAGCCCTGCGCTCTGGTGATCTTCGGGGTGACCGGCGACCTGGCCCGCAAGAAGCTGCTCCCTGCGGTCTACGACCTGGCCAACCGGGGGCTGCTACCGCCGGGCTTCGTGGTGCTCGGTTTCGCGCGCCGCGACTGGGGTGACGGCGACTTCGAGACGTTGGCCTGCGAGGCTGCCCGCAAGCACGCCCGTACCCCCTGGCGGGACGAGGTGTGGGCGCGGCTGGCCGGCAACATCAAGTTCGTCGGCGGCTCGTTCGACGACGACGCCGCCTTCGACCAACTCGCCTCGACGCTGGACGACCTGCGCCAGACCCACGGCATCGCCGGCAACGCGGCGTTCTACTTCTCCATCCCGCCGGCCGCGTTCCCCGTCGTGCTCAAGCAGCTGGCCCGCACCGGGATGGCCGACAACGACAAGTCCGGCGGTTGGCGCCGGGTCGTGGTGGAGAAGCCGTTCGGCAACGACCTGCCGTCGGCGAAGGCACTCAACGACCTCGTCGACGACGTGTTCACCCGGCAGGACGTCTTCCGCATCGACCACTACCTGGGCAAGGAGACGGTTCAGAACATCCTCGCCCTGCGGTTCGCCAACAACCTGTTCGAGCCGCTGTGGAACTCCAAGTACGTCGACTCGGTGCAGATCACCATGGCGGAGGACGTCGGCATCGGCACCCGCGCCGGCTTCTACGACACCGTCGGCACCGCCCGTGACGTGCTGCAGAACCACCTGCTCCAACTCCTCGCCCTGGTGGCGATGGAGGAACCGACAAGCTTCGACGCCGACGAGATCCGGGCCGAGAAGTTGAAGGTGCTCAAGGCCATCACCCTGCCCAAGGACGTCGCCCGGGACACCGTCCGCGGTCAGTACCTGCCCGGCTGGGTCGGCGGCGAACGCGCGGTCGGCTACCTGGATGAGCGGGACGTCCCCGCCGGCTCCACCACCGAGACGTACGTGGCGGTGCGGTTGGGCATCCAGAACCGCCGCTGGGCGGAGGTGCCGTTCTACATCCGGGCCGGCAAGCGGCTGCCCCGGCGGGTCACCGAGGTCGCCATCATGTTCAAGAAGGCGCCGCACCTGCCGTTCAACGACGCCGACATGGAGTCGCTGGGCAACAACCAGCTGGTCATCCGGGTGCAGCCGGACGAGGGTGTGGTGCTCAAGTTCGGCTCGAAGGTGCCGGGGACGACCATGGAGGTCCGCGACATCGCGATGGACTTCCAGTACGGCGAGGCGTTCACCGAGTCCAGCCCCGAGGCGTACGAACGGCTGGTGCTGGACGTGCTGATCGGTGACCGCACCCTGTTCCCGGACGCGGCCGAGGTCGAGCAGAGCTGGCAGGTGATCGACCCCCTGGAGCACGCCTGGGAGGGCACCACCCCGGAGCCGTACCGGGCCGGCGAGTGGGGCCCCCGGGCCTCCGACGAGATGCTGGCCCGCGAGGGCCGCGCCTGGAGACGAGCATGA
- the tpiA gene encoding triose-phosphate isomerase: protein MSSTTRRPLMAGNWKMNLNHLEANLLVQKLAASLTEKQLTAVETVVLPPFTDLRTVQTAVDGDKLLIGYGGQDLSPHASGAYTGDISGPMLAKLGCTYVVVGHSERRAYHNEDDALVNAKVKAALTHGLTPILCVGEGLDIREQGTHVAHCSDQLDGGLAGLTPEQVRQVVIAYEPVWAIGTGKTATPDDAQEVCGAVRQRLAERFDQETADQVRVLYGGSVKASNIASIMAQSDVDGGLVGGASLDAEEFAQICRFPEHLAR from the coding sequence ATGTCGAGCACCACCCGCCGGCCGCTGATGGCCGGCAACTGGAAGATGAACCTCAACCACCTCGAGGCCAACCTGCTGGTGCAGAAGCTGGCGGCCAGCCTCACCGAGAAGCAGCTCACGGCCGTCGAGACGGTCGTGCTGCCGCCCTTCACCGACCTGCGCACCGTGCAGACGGCTGTGGACGGGGACAAGCTGCTGATCGGCTACGGCGGGCAGGACCTCTCCCCGCACGCGTCCGGCGCGTACACCGGGGACATCTCCGGGCCGATGCTGGCCAAGCTCGGCTGCACGTACGTGGTGGTCGGGCACTCCGAGCGGCGGGCCTACCACAACGAGGACGACGCGCTGGTCAACGCCAAGGTCAAGGCGGCGCTGACGCACGGCCTGACGCCGATCCTCTGCGTGGGGGAGGGGCTGGACATCCGCGAGCAGGGCACCCACGTGGCGCACTGCTCCGACCAGCTCGACGGGGGCCTCGCCGGGCTCACCCCCGAGCAGGTGCGGCAGGTCGTGATCGCGTACGAGCCGGTCTGGGCGATCGGCACGGGCAAGACCGCGACGCCGGACGACGCCCAGGAGGTCTGCGGGGCGGTCCGTCAGCGGCTGGCGGAACGCTTCGACCAGGAGACCGCCGACCAGGTGCGGGTCCTCTACGGCGGCTCGGTCAAGGCGTCCAACATTGCCTCGATCATGGCGCAATCGGACGTGGACGGGGGCCTGGTGGGGGGCGCCAGCCTGGACGCGGAGGAATTCGCTCAGATCTGCCGGTTCCCGGAGCACCTCGCCCGCTGA